The Formosa sp. Hel1_33_131 genome window below encodes:
- a CDS encoding tetratricopeptide repeat protein, whose product MKKFLIFWLMCFVGFSQTTESFKQANDLYNSGYYKEAIDRYDSILESNQHSAELYFNLANCYYKLNEIGPSIFYYEKALQLSPDDTDIINNLGYAQKMSIDAIQEVPESGVSKFLNKTLNSLSVDGWATRSVGLVFLFVFLFLGYYLSHSEAKKRVFFISSSLVLILLFISLSLLFKKDSFDNSTHPAIVFAKETEVRAEPNLRAETSFTLHEGTKVLVIEDYNEDWSKIKLLNGETGWMASSELKAL is encoded by the coding sequence ATGAAGAAATTTCTTATTTTTTGGTTGATGTGTTTCGTTGGTTTTTCACAAACTACAGAGTCGTTTAAGCAAGCCAATGACCTTTACAATTCTGGCTACTATAAAGAAGCCATCGATCGGTATGACTCTATATTAGAATCGAATCAGCATTCTGCGGAGCTCTATTTTAATCTTGCCAACTGTTATTATAAATTAAATGAAATTGGCCCGAGTATCTTTTATTATGAAAAAGCGCTACAGCTGTCTCCAGACGATACGGACATTATAAACAACTTGGGCTATGCGCAAAAAATGTCCATTGACGCCATTCAAGAAGTTCCTGAAAGTGGGGTTTCAAAATTTTTAAATAAAACCCTCAACAGCTTAAGTGTGGACGGTTGGGCTACCCGAAGCGTAGGCTTGGTCTTTCTTTTTGTGTTTTTATTTTTAGGGTACTACCTTTCTCACTCAGAGGCTAAAAAACGTGTATTTTTTATTTCAAGCAGTCTGGTTTTAATCTTACTATTTATATCTCTAAGTTTATTATTTAAAAAAGACAGCTTTGACAACAGCACCCATCCAGCGATTGTTTTTGCCAAGGAGACAGAAGTGAGAGCGGAGCCAAACCTTAGAGCAGAAACGTCCTTTACTCTCCATGAAGGCACCAAGGTTTTGGTGATTGAGGATTATAATGAAGACTGGTCAAAAATAAAATTACTCAATGGCGAAACGGGTTGGATGGCGAGTTCGGAGTTAAAAGCGCTCTAA